In Desulfobacter hydrogenophilus, the genomic stretch CTGGTTAAACCGGCAAGTTTTCTATAGGAAATGGTCTTACGGTACAACTTGAAAAAACGCTCTCCGGTACACATGGCCAAGGAGGCAGCCACAATGGCCTGGCCTTTCCTGAACCGCCTGGCATATAACTCCGTATCTGTACCGCCTAATCCGGCAGATAATATGGCGCCAAATTCCCGGGTGTGACGCAGCCCAACAATGAGTTCATTGCCGAAGGCTGCAGAATCCGGCGGCATATACTGCACCTGGAGCACGCCTTTAACATCCCTGGAAACTGCAGCTGTCAGGTCATCACCGGTTAGGCCCCGATAGTGGGCGGGCAGGCCTTCCTGGGCACGGGCCAGGCCGGCTGCATAGTTTTCCGGCACCTCATAAAACATCCGACGCACAGCAGATCGGATTTTATTTGGATCCTTGTCCACCACCCGGACCCCGCCCACCTCTGTTTTATGAACTATATATGGAGAGACGATCTTTAATACGCTTTTCCTTCCCGGCATGTCCACAAGCTCGTCATCCGAAATCCGGGCCCCTCGCTCAATCAGCCGGGCCCGGGGAAAGGTCTCTGCGCCGGATTTGGCCAGAAGGTCGTATACCTCGGATTCAAAAAGGAAATCCCGGCCCTGGTCCCAGGCATTGGAAAAAATTTGGTCAATGGAATCAAAATCAATATCCAACTGCATGTTAATCCCCAGTCATGTTTTTGTGTTACGCATACATCAACCGTGTTTACAAATAAAGTCTAAAAAAGTCTTAAGGGGAAGTGCTTTGGGCTACTCTCCTGGGAGCGCGGGCGTCCCCCACATATTTACTGCGGGCGGGACGCCCGCGCTCCCGGATATAGCAAAAGGGGTAAGTTATTTAAGACCCGTTCCTTAGCAATTTAGTTCGGCTCTGAACTCGTTTAAAGCTGATAATGCTTGTTCTGCTTTTTCTGTCTGCACAAATACATAATCATGATAAAAAGCTGCAATGACGTTTGCGCTTATGCCATAAGATGCTAATTTATTTGTAACTGCGGCAGTCAAGCCGACGGCTTCCAAACTGGAATGAACAGTTAGAGTGATTTGCTTAAATATGCCTTCAAATGCCAACTTTTTTTGCACTGCCGATTCGACTGGAATTATTAAAGTTAAGCCTTCGGACTCTTTGAATGTAGCCAAAGGATTAAGATGTTTATAATCTAAATTTTCATTGGCAAGGGTGCAGAATACGTATTCACCCTTTTGGATTTCTGGTGACATCGATTTCAACAACTCGTCTAACGCAACAATAGCTGACATCGTTTAAGCTTCCTTTGACGCCCTGGGTCCAAGGCTCGATAATGGGTGTATTGGCAATCTCAAGTAAAGGCCTTGTTTTGACAAAAACGTCATCCTTTTCATCCGTCCTTGGTCTCAGGCACTGCAATCAGGTAAATGTGATTGGGCAATAGGCTTTTACTGCCCTATTTATGATCCACATAAATTAGCTTTTCGGTCTCGTAACCTAATTTTTTGGCCTTCATAATAAATTGCGTTAATAAGTCTTCCTCTACAGTTGGTGTTCTCGACAGCAACCAAAGATAAGATGTATTGGGACCGGAGATGAATGCATATTGATAGTTATCTTTATCTAATTCGAAAACAACGTAGGAGCCGTAAAATGGGCCGAAGAAAGAAACTTTAAAGTAACCTTCACTTGATTTTCCGACGAAGAACGCCTTCCCTTCTGATTCGCTCCATTTATTTTTTTTCTTAGAGAACCCACGATTTTTAACGCGGACCCCTCCGTCCTCCCGTAAAGAATACTCTGCAGTTACCTGTTCCAATCCTCTTTCAAAAGAATGATCCAACC encodes the following:
- a CDS encoding lipocalin family protein, yielding MKKLILGVASLFLSGCLEMPDSVMPVKEFELDRYLGKWYEIARLDHSFERGLEQVTAEYSLREDGGVRVKNRGFSKKKNKWSESEGKAFFVGKSSEGYFKVSFFGPFYGSYVVFELDKDNYQYAFISGPNTSYLWLLSRTPTVEEDLLTQFIMKAKKLGYETEKLIYVDHK
- a CDS encoding ACT domain-containing protein, with translation MSAIVALDELLKSMSPEIQKGEYVFCTLANENLDYKHLNPLATFKESEGLTLIIPVESAVQKKLAFEGIFKQITLTVHSSLEAVGLTAAVTNKLASYGISANVIAAFYHDYVFVQTEKAEQALSALNEFRAELNC